The following are encoded in a window of Kitasatospora fiedleri genomic DNA:
- a CDS encoding fumarylacetoacetate hydrolase family protein — translation MRIARFSVREGSPAAGSVSFGVIEGDAAQPDSLVVHTLAGHPFGTPQPTGETHRLRDVRLLAPMLPSKVVAVGRNYAAHAAELGNEVPAVPLTFFKPSTAVIGPTESVAYPPFSSDVQYEAELAVVIGRMCREVPIERVPEVVFGYTCANDVTARDVQQREGQWARAKGFDTSCPLGPWIETDLDPADLAVTCTVNGELRQAGRTSQMVRSVAELIVHVSEAMTLLPGDVILTGTPAGVGPLNIGDEVAVSVEGIGTLSNKVVKR, via the coding sequence GTGCGTATCGCCAGGTTCTCCGTCCGTGAAGGGAGCCCCGCGGCGGGCTCGGTCTCCTTCGGCGTCATCGAGGGGGACGCCGCACAACCCGACTCGCTGGTGGTGCACACCCTGGCCGGCCACCCCTTCGGCACCCCGCAGCCGACCGGCGAGACCCACCGCTTGCGGGACGTCCGGCTGCTCGCCCCGATGCTCCCCAGCAAGGTCGTCGCGGTCGGCCGCAACTACGCCGCGCACGCCGCCGAGCTGGGCAACGAGGTCCCGGCCGTTCCGCTGACCTTCTTCAAGCCCTCCACCGCCGTCATCGGCCCCACCGAGTCCGTCGCCTACCCGCCGTTCTCCTCGGACGTGCAGTACGAGGCCGAACTCGCCGTGGTGATCGGCCGGATGTGCCGCGAGGTGCCGATCGAGCGCGTCCCCGAGGTGGTCTTCGGCTACACCTGCGCCAACGACGTCACCGCCCGCGACGTGCAGCAGCGCGAGGGCCAGTGGGCCCGCGCCAAGGGCTTCGACACCTCCTGCCCGCTCGGCCCGTGGATCGAGACCGACCTCGACCCCGCCGACCTGGCCGTCACCTGCACCGTCAACGGCGAGCTCCGCCAGGCCGGCCGGACCTCCCAGATGGTCCGCTCGGTCGCCGAGCTGATCGTGCACGTCTCCGAGGCGATGACCCTGCTCCCGGGCGACGTCATCCTCACCGGCACCCCCGCCGGCGTCGGCCCCCTGAACATCGGCGACGAGGTCGCCGTCTCCGTCGAAGGCATCGGCACCCTCTCCAACAAGGTCGTCAAGCGATGA
- the gltX gene encoding glutamate--tRNA ligase, with protein MKEAASVTSADNSGSATGKNPGVRVRFCPSPTGNPHVGLVRTALFNWAYARHNGGTLVFRIEDTDAARDSEESYQQLLDAMRWLGFDWNEGPEVGGPHAPYRQSQRMDVYADVAERLRAAGHAYPCYCTTEELDARREAARAAGRPSGYDGHCRDLTADQVAVYEQEGRQPILRFRMPDTTLAFDDLVRGPISFDPKDVPDYGIVRANGAPLYTLVNPVDDALMEITHVLRGEDLLSSTPRQIALYAALADIGVGNGTTPRFGHLPYVMGEGNKKLSKRDPQASLNLYRERGFLPEGLLNYLALLGWSLAEDRDIFDIDEMVAAFDLADVNGNPARFDLKKAEHINAEHVRRLAPEEFVQRLVPYLQAPGLLPAEPTAEQLDLLAKVAPLTQERMVVLSEIVTMAGFLFVVPADFAVDPEDAAKVLTADARPVLAAAVEALTALPDFTPEPIQAALRAALVDGLGIKPKFAFTPLRVAVTGRRVSPPLFESMELLGREETLRRLLSALELLPAS; from the coding sequence ATGAAGGAAGCAGCGAGCGTGACTAGTGCAGACAACAGCGGCTCCGCCACGGGGAAGAACCCCGGCGTGCGGGTCCGCTTCTGCCCCTCCCCGACCGGCAACCCGCACGTCGGCCTGGTCCGCACCGCCCTGTTCAACTGGGCCTACGCCCGGCACAACGGCGGCACCCTGGTGTTCCGGATCGAGGACACCGACGCGGCCCGCGACTCCGAGGAGTCGTACCAGCAGCTGCTCGACGCGATGCGCTGGCTCGGCTTCGACTGGAACGAGGGCCCCGAGGTCGGCGGCCCGCACGCCCCCTACCGCCAGTCGCAGCGGATGGACGTCTACGCCGACGTCGCCGAGCGCCTGCGCGCGGCCGGCCACGCCTACCCCTGCTACTGCACCACCGAGGAGCTCGACGCCCGCCGCGAGGCCGCCCGCGCCGCCGGCAGGCCCTCCGGCTACGACGGCCACTGCCGCGACCTGACCGCCGACCAGGTCGCCGTGTACGAGCAGGAGGGCCGGCAGCCGATCCTGCGCTTCCGGATGCCCGACACCACCCTCGCCTTCGACGACCTGGTCCGCGGCCCGATCTCCTTCGACCCGAAGGACGTCCCCGACTACGGCATCGTCCGGGCCAACGGCGCCCCGCTGTACACCCTGGTCAACCCGGTCGACGACGCCCTGATGGAGATCACCCACGTCCTGCGCGGCGAGGACCTGCTCTCCTCGACGCCCCGTCAGATCGCCCTGTACGCCGCCCTGGCCGACATCGGCGTCGGCAACGGCACCACCCCGCGCTTCGGCCACCTGCCGTACGTGATGGGCGAGGGCAACAAGAAGCTCTCCAAGCGCGACCCGCAGGCCTCGCTCAACCTCTACCGCGAGCGCGGCTTCCTCCCCGAGGGCCTGCTCAACTACCTGGCCCTGCTGGGCTGGTCGCTCGCCGAGGACCGCGACATCTTCGACATCGACGAGATGGTCGCCGCCTTCGACCTCGCCGACGTCAACGGCAACCCGGCCCGCTTCGACCTCAAGAAGGCCGAGCACATCAACGCCGAGCACGTCCGCCGCCTCGCCCCCGAGGAGTTCGTCCAGCGCCTGGTGCCCTACCTCCAGGCCCCCGGCCTGCTCCCGGCCGAGCCCACCGCCGAGCAGCTCGACCTGCTGGCGAAGGTCGCCCCGCTCACCCAGGAGCGGATGGTGGTCCTCTCCGAGATCGTCACCATGGCCGGCTTCCTGTTCGTCGTCCCCGCGGACTTCGCCGTCGACCCCGAGGACGCCGCCAAGGTCCTCACCGCCGACGCCCGCCCGGTGCTGGCGGCCGCGGTCGAGGCGCTCACCGCGCTGCCCGACTTCACCCCCGAGCCGATCCAGGCCGCGCTGCGCGCCGCCCTGGTCGACGGCCTGGGCATCAAGCCGAAGTTCGCCTTCACCCCGCTGCGGGTCGCGGTGACCGGGCGCCGGGTCTCCCCGCCGCTGTTCGAGTCGATGGAACTGCTCGGCCGCGAGGAGACGCTGCGCCGGCTGCTCTCCGCCCTGGAGCTCCTGCCGGCCTCCTGA
- a CDS encoding IclR family transcriptional regulator — MDNTSGVGVLDKAALVLSALESGPATLAGLVAATGLARPTAHRLAVALEHHRLVTRDMQGRFILGPRLAELSAAAGEDRLLAAAGPVLTHLRDVTGESAQLYRRQGEMRICVAAAERLSGLRDTVPVGSTLPMKAGSAAQVLLAWEEPERLHRGLQGARFTATALSGVRRRGWAQSIGEREPGVASVSAPVRGPSNRVVASVSVSGPIERLTRHPGRLHAQAIIEAANRLTEALRRT; from the coding sequence ATGGACAACACTAGCGGCGTCGGCGTTCTCGACAAGGCCGCTCTGGTGCTCAGCGCACTGGAGTCGGGCCCCGCCACGTTGGCGGGGCTGGTCGCCGCCACCGGTCTGGCACGGCCCACGGCCCACCGACTCGCCGTCGCACTCGAACACCACCGCCTGGTCACCCGCGACATGCAGGGCCGCTTCATCCTCGGCCCCCGGCTCGCCGAGCTCTCCGCCGCCGCCGGCGAGGACCGGCTGCTGGCCGCCGCCGGCCCGGTGCTGACGCACCTGCGGGACGTGACCGGCGAGAGTGCCCAGCTCTACCGCCGCCAGGGCGAGATGCGGATCTGCGTGGCCGCCGCCGAGCGCCTGTCCGGTCTGCGCGACACCGTGCCGGTGGGCTCGACGCTGCCGATGAAGGCCGGGTCCGCCGCGCAGGTCCTGCTCGCCTGGGAGGAGCCGGAGCGCCTGCACCGCGGCCTCCAGGGCGCCCGCTTCACCGCTACCGCGCTCAGCGGCGTGCGCCGCCGCGGCTGGGCCCAGTCCATCGGCGAGCGCGAGCCCGGCGTCGCCTCGGTCTCCGCCCCCGTCCGCGGCCCGTCCAACCGGGTGGTCGCCTCGGTCTCGGTCTCCGGCCCGATCGAGCGGCTCACCCGCCACCCCGGCCGGCTGCACGCCCAGGCCATCATCGAGGCCGCGAACCGCCTCACCGAAGCACTCCGCCGCACCTGA
- the leuC gene encoding 3-isopropylmalate dehydratase large subunit, translating into MGRTLAEKVWDDHVVRRAEGEPDLLYIDLHLLHEVTSPQAFDGLRLAGRPVRRTDLTIATEDHNTPTLDIDKPIADPVSRVQLETLRRNAAEFGVRIHSLGDVEQGVVHVVGPQLGLTQPGTTVVCGDSHTSTHGAFGALAFGIGTSQVEHVLATQTLPLAPFKTMAITVEGELPEGVTAKDLILAVIAKIGTGGGQGYVLEYRGSAIRSLSMEARMTVCNMSIEAGARAGMIAPDRTTFDYLQGRPHAPQGEDWDAAVAYWETLATDEDAVFDAEVFIDATELTPFVTWGTNPGQGAPLGADVPNPADFADPQERIAAENALKYMGLEAGTPLREVKVDAVFVGSCTNGRIEDLRAAAAIVEGRRIAEGVRMLVVPGSVRVALQAVEEGLDKVFTAAGAEWRHAGCSMCLGMNPDQLAPGERCASTSNRNFEGRQGKGGRTHLVSPQVAAATALVGRLAAPADLSDNVAVEV; encoded by the coding sequence ATGGGACGGACACTCGCAGAGAAGGTCTGGGACGACCACGTCGTCCGGCGCGCCGAGGGCGAGCCCGACCTGCTCTACATCGACCTGCACCTGCTGCACGAGGTGACCAGCCCGCAGGCGTTCGACGGCCTCCGGCTGGCCGGCCGCCCGGTGCGCCGGACCGATCTGACGATCGCCACCGAGGACCACAACACCCCGACCCTCGACATCGACAAGCCGATCGCCGACCCAGTCTCCCGGGTCCAGCTGGAGACGCTGCGCCGGAACGCCGCGGAGTTCGGCGTGCGCATCCACTCGCTGGGCGACGTCGAGCAGGGCGTGGTGCACGTGGTCGGCCCGCAGCTGGGCCTGACCCAGCCCGGCACGACCGTGGTCTGCGGCGACTCGCACACCTCCACCCACGGCGCCTTCGGCGCGCTGGCCTTCGGCATCGGCACCAGCCAGGTCGAGCACGTGCTGGCGACCCAGACCCTGCCGCTGGCCCCGTTCAAGACCATGGCGATCACCGTCGAGGGCGAGCTGCCCGAGGGCGTCACCGCCAAGGACCTGATCCTGGCCGTGATCGCCAAGATCGGCACCGGCGGCGGCCAGGGCTACGTCCTGGAGTACCGCGGCTCGGCGATCCGCAGCCTCTCCATGGAGGCCCGGATGACGGTCTGCAACATGTCCATCGAGGCGGGCGCCCGGGCCGGCATGATCGCCCCGGACCGCACCACCTTCGACTACCTGCAGGGCCGCCCGCACGCCCCGCAGGGCGAGGACTGGGACGCCGCGGTCGCCTACTGGGAGACCCTGGCCACCGACGAGGACGCGGTCTTCGACGCCGAGGTGTTCATCGACGCCACCGAGCTGACCCCGTTCGTCACCTGGGGCACCAACCCGGGCCAGGGCGCGCCGCTGGGCGCCGACGTGCCGAACCCGGCCGACTTCGCGGACCCGCAGGAGCGGATCGCCGCCGAGAACGCCCTGAAGTACATGGGCCTGGAGGCCGGCACCCCGCTGCGCGAGGTCAAGGTCGACGCGGTCTTCGTCGGCTCCTGCACCAACGGCCGGATCGAGGACCTGCGGGCCGCCGCCGCCATCGTCGAGGGCCGCCGGATCGCCGAGGGCGTCCGGATGCTGGTCGTCCCGGGCTCCGTCCGGGTCGCCCTGCAGGCCGTCGAGGAGGGCCTGGACAAGGTCTTCACCGCCGCGGGCGCCGAGTGGCGGCACGCCGGCTGCTCGATGTGCCTGGGCATGAACCCGGACCAGCTGGCCCCGGGCGAGCGCTGCGCCTCCACCTCGAACCGCAACTTCGAGGGCCGCCAGGGCAAGGGCGGGCGCACCCACCTGGTCTCCCCCCAGGTGGCCGCGGCCACCGCGCTGGTGGGCCGTCTGGCCGCACCCGCGGACCTGTCCGACAACGTGGCCGTGGAGGTCTGA
- the leuD gene encoding 3-isopropylmalate dehydratase small subunit produces the protein MEKFTTHTGRAVPLRRSNVDTDQIIPAHWLKKVTRSGFEDGLFEAWRKDESFVLNLPERRGATVLVTGPEFGTGSSREHAVWALQNYGFQAVISSRFADIFRGNSLKNGLLTVVLPQETVERLWALTEADPTAEITVDLEAREVRAEGVTAPFELDDNVRWRLLNGLDDISITLQNEPDIAAFEAGRPSFKPRTQPVA, from the coding sequence ATGGAGAAGTTCACCACCCACACCGGCCGGGCCGTCCCGCTGCGCCGCTCCAACGTGGACACCGACCAGATCATCCCGGCGCACTGGCTGAAGAAGGTCACCCGCTCGGGCTTCGAGGACGGCCTGTTCGAGGCCTGGCGCAAGGACGAGTCCTTCGTCCTGAACCTGCCCGAGCGCCGGGGCGCCACCGTCCTGGTCACCGGCCCCGAGTTCGGCACCGGCTCGTCCCGCGAGCACGCCGTCTGGGCGCTGCAGAACTACGGCTTCCAGGCCGTCATCTCCTCCCGCTTCGCCGACATCTTCCGCGGCAACTCGCTGAAGAACGGCCTGCTCACGGTGGTCCTGCCGCAGGAGACCGTGGAGCGGCTCTGGGCGCTGACCGAGGCCGACCCGACCGCCGAGATCACCGTCGACCTGGAGGCCCGCGAGGTCCGGGCCGAGGGCGTCACCGCCCCGTTCGAGCTGGACGACAACGTGCGCTGGCGGCTGCTGAACGGCCTGGACGACATCAGCATCACCCTGCAGAACGAGCCCGACATCGCCGCGTTCGAGGCCGGGCGGCCCTCCTTCAAGCCGCGCACCCAGCCGGTCGCCTGA
- a CDS encoding SCO5555 family protein — MHHSPEPPYQDGEPASGDGQDGAADSEVTLLYALVAERLKQAHARVHALNVSTDAKTALTRQLLIVTETAKRDLPGAARRLSRFVQDLDEGRMPPR; from the coding sequence ATGCACCACAGTCCCGAACCCCCGTACCAGGACGGCGAACCGGCGTCCGGGGACGGTCAGGACGGTGCTGCCGACTCGGAAGTCACCCTGCTCTACGCACTGGTGGCCGAGCGGTTGAAGCAAGCCCACGCCCGCGTTCACGCGCTGAACGTGTCGACGGACGCAAAGACCGCTCTCACCCGACAACTGCTGATCGTCACCGAGACCGCGAAGCGCGATCTCCCGGGGGCGGCACGGCGGTTGAGTCGCTTTGTGCAGGACCTCGACGAGGGGCGGATGCCTCCCCGGTGA
- a CDS encoding HU family DNA-binding protein has translation MNKAQLVEAVAEQLGGRKAAAEAVDAVLDTMVRAVVAGDRVSVTGFGTFEKVERSARFARNPQTGERVKVKKTAVPRFRPGQGFKDLVSGSKKLPKDGPSVKKAPKGSLTPGKSGVAASPAAKRAATKRAAAAGTAATKKTAAKKTATTATAKKAAPAKTAVKKATTAKTAVAKKTSAAATKKATTAAKKTTTAAAAKKATATAKKTAPAKKTTTRKTTARKSTAK, from the coding sequence GTGAACAAGGCTCAGCTTGTCGAAGCGGTGGCCGAGCAGCTGGGCGGTCGCAAGGCTGCCGCAGAGGCCGTCGACGCAGTGCTCGACACCATGGTGCGTGCCGTCGTGGCGGGTGACCGCGTCTCGGTCACCGGTTTCGGCACCTTCGAGAAGGTGGAGCGCTCGGCGCGCTTCGCCCGCAACCCGCAGACCGGCGAGCGGGTCAAGGTCAAGAAGACCGCGGTGCCGCGGTTCCGCCCCGGCCAGGGCTTCAAGGACCTCGTCTCCGGCAGCAAGAAGCTGCCGAAGGACGGCCCGTCGGTCAAGAAGGCCCCCAAGGGCTCGCTCACCCCGGGCAAGTCCGGCGTGGCCGCCAGCCCGGCCGCCAAGCGCGCCGCCACCAAGCGCGCCGCCGCGGCCGGCACCGCCGCGACCAAGAAGACCGCCGCCAAGAAGACGGCCACCACGGCGACGGCCAAGAAGGCGGCCCCGGCGAAGACCGCGGTCAAGAAGGCCACCACCGCCAAGACCGCCGTGGCCAAGAAGACCAGCGCCGCGGCGACCAAGAAGGCCACCACCGCGGCCAAGAAGACCACCACCGCGGCGGCGGCCAAGAAGGCCACCGCCACCGCCAAGAAGACCGCTCCGGCGAAGAAGACCACCACGCGGAAGACCACCGCGCGCAAGTCCACCGCCAAGTAG
- a CDS encoding GntR family transcriptional regulator, with amino-acid sequence MPSQDPPYLRIADHLRRRVTAGEWAVGERLPSRARLAESYGVGPNVLQRAQEVLIGEGLLEGRTGSGTYVREPVERLAMMRSRTAGAFPASLVPDGGWESESAARTPAPDGVARRLRIEPGTLTVHTRYEFLLDGRTAQLADSWEPMDLTGDTPVLLPEYGPLHGRGVVARMASLGVRVARAVERLRPARATAEQAGLLGITAGDLVTLVERTYLDDSGRPVETADLVIPDSRWAICYELPVEVPEQFPAARFSPFGGSA; translated from the coding sequence ATGCCCTCACAGGACCCGCCGTACCTCCGCATCGCGGACCACCTGCGCCGCCGGGTGACGGCCGGGGAGTGGGCGGTCGGCGAGCGGCTGCCGTCCCGGGCCCGGCTGGCCGAGAGCTACGGCGTCGGGCCGAACGTGCTCCAGCGGGCCCAGGAAGTGCTCATCGGGGAGGGGCTGTTGGAGGGCCGGACCGGGTCCGGCACCTACGTCCGGGAGCCGGTGGAGCGGCTGGCGATGATGCGGTCGCGGACGGCGGGGGCGTTCCCGGCCTCGCTGGTGCCGGACGGCGGCTGGGAGTCGGAGTCGGCGGCCCGCACGCCCGCCCCGGACGGGGTGGCGCGGCGGCTGCGGATCGAGCCGGGCACGCTGACGGTGCACACCAGGTACGAGTTCCTGCTGGACGGCCGGACCGCCCAACTGGCCGATTCCTGGGAGCCGATGGACCTCACCGGGGACACCCCGGTGCTGCTGCCCGAGTACGGGCCGCTGCACGGCCGCGGCGTGGTGGCCCGGATGGCGTCGCTCGGGGTGCGGGTGGCGCGCGCGGTGGAGCGGCTGCGCCCGGCCCGGGCGACCGCGGAGCAGGCGGGCCTGCTGGGGATCACCGCCGGCGACCTGGTGACGCTGGTCGAGCGGACGTACCTGGACGACTCCGGGCGGCCGGTGGAGACCGCGGATCTGGTCATTCCGGATTCCCGCTGGGCGATCTGCTACGAGTTGCCGGTGGAAGTGCCGGAGCAATTCCCGGCCGCGCGCTTTTCCCCGTTCGGCGGGTCGGCCTGA
- a CDS encoding lysophospholipid acyltransferase family protein, whose protein sequence is MARRSNARFGNADYGIWYRFAAVLVKPVTNALAKADWRGWEHLPRESGFIAAVNHNSVIDPVFYAHWQYNSGRPPRILAKSSLFSVPFIGFMLRKTGQIPVFRESTDAAEAFRAAIDAVNAGQCVQFYPEGTLTRDPELWPMTGKSGAARVALMTGAPVIPVAHWGAHEIIPPYGKGKGKYRLFPRHRVVVAAGPAVDLSRYQGQELTAQVLREATDDIMAAITAVLEDVRGEQAPKERYDMRRAAKDRAAAAQAKRERAAEEGGR, encoded by the coding sequence GTGGCCCGCCGCTCTAACGCCAGGTTCGGGAACGCGGACTACGGGATCTGGTACCGCTTCGCGGCGGTGCTCGTGAAGCCGGTGACCAACGCCCTGGCGAAGGCGGACTGGCGGGGCTGGGAGCACCTGCCCCGGGAGTCCGGGTTCATCGCCGCGGTGAACCACAATTCGGTGATCGACCCGGTGTTCTACGCGCACTGGCAGTACAACTCGGGCCGGCCGCCGCGCATCCTCGCCAAGTCCTCGCTGTTCTCGGTGCCGTTCATCGGCTTCATGCTGCGCAAGACCGGCCAGATCCCGGTGTTCCGGGAGTCCACCGACGCCGCCGAGGCGTTCCGGGCCGCGATCGACGCGGTCAACGCCGGCCAGTGCGTCCAGTTCTACCCGGAGGGCACCCTCACCCGGGACCCGGAGCTGTGGCCGATGACCGGCAAGAGCGGCGCGGCCCGGGTCGCGCTGATGACGGGCGCGCCGGTGATCCCGGTGGCGCACTGGGGCGCGCACGAGATCATCCCGCCGTACGGCAAGGGCAAGGGCAAGTACCGGCTGTTCCCGCGGCACCGGGTGGTGGTCGCGGCGGGCCCGGCGGTCGACCTGAGCAGGTACCAGGGGCAGGAGCTGACCGCCCAGGTGCTCCGGGAGGCCACCGACGACATCATGGCCGCGATCACCGCCGTCCTGGAGGACGTCCGCGGCGAGCAGGCCCCGAAGGAGCGCTACGACATGCGCCGGGCCGCCAAGGACCGGGCCGCGGCCGCCCAGGCCAAGCGCGAGCGCGCCGCCGAGGAGGGCGGCCGGTGA
- a CDS encoding NAD(P)H-dependent glycerol-3-phosphate dehydrogenase, whose product MGTGSWGTVFAMILADAGCEVTLWGRRRELVDAIDRDHVNRDYLPELTLPAGIRATTDAAAALAGADFAVLSVPSQTLRDNLALWAPLIEPQTALVSLMKGVELGTVKRMSEVIAEVAGVGPERVVVVSGPNLAGEIANRQPAATVVACADEEVAKRFQKACHTPYFRPYTNTDVVGCELGGAVKNVIGLAVGMANGMGLGDNTKATLITRGLAETTRLGLVLGADPHTFAGLAGMGDLVATCSSPLSRNNTFGTNLGRGMTLAETVAATSQTAEGVKSCESVLDLARRNGVDMPIVEAVVDVVHKGRPTQEVLEGLMARSAKPERR is encoded by the coding sequence ATGGGGACGGGCTCCTGGGGCACCGTCTTCGCGATGATCCTGGCCGACGCCGGCTGCGAGGTGACCCTGTGGGGCCGCCGCCGGGAACTGGTCGACGCGATCGACCGGGACCACGTCAACCGGGACTACCTGCCGGAGCTGACCCTGCCCGCGGGCATCCGGGCCACCACGGACGCCGCCGCGGCGCTGGCCGGCGCGGACTTCGCGGTGCTCTCGGTGCCGTCCCAGACGCTGCGCGACAACCTCGCGCTCTGGGCGCCGCTGATCGAGCCGCAGACCGCGCTGGTCAGCCTGATGAAGGGCGTCGAGCTGGGCACCGTGAAGCGGATGAGCGAGGTGATCGCCGAGGTCGCCGGGGTCGGCCCGGAGCGGGTCGTGGTGGTCTCCGGCCCGAACCTGGCCGGCGAGATCGCCAACCGGCAGCCCGCCGCGACGGTGGTGGCCTGCGCCGACGAGGAGGTCGCCAAGCGCTTCCAGAAGGCCTGCCACACCCCGTACTTCCGCCCGTACACCAACACCGACGTGGTGGGCTGCGAGCTGGGCGGCGCGGTGAAGAACGTGATCGGCCTGGCGGTCGGCATGGCCAACGGCATGGGCCTGGGCGACAACACCAAGGCCACCCTGATCACCCGCGGCCTGGCCGAGACCACCCGGTTGGGCCTGGTGCTCGGCGCCGATCCGCACACCTTCGCGGGCCTGGCCGGGATGGGCGACCTGGTGGCGACCTGCTCCTCGCCGCTGTCCCGGAACAACACCTTCGGCACCAACCTGGGCCGCGGCATGACGCTGGCCGAGACGGTCGCGGCCACCAGCCAGACCGCCGAGGGCGTGAAGTCCTGCGAGTCGGTGCTCGACCTGGCCCGGCGCAACGGGGTCGACATGCCGATCGTCGAGGCCGTGGTGGACGTGGTCCACAAGGGCCGGCCGACCCAGGAGGTGCTGGAGGGACTGATGGCCCGTTCGGCCAAGCCTGAGCGCCGGTGA
- a CDS encoding D-alanine--D-alanine ligase family protein: MSIEQTTPNQAAKPRVAIVFGGRSSEHGVSVVTAASVLRSIDRGKYEVLPIGITHEGRWALVGDEPARMAITDGRMPDVDQVAESTEGQVALPTAPGNREVVWSEPGAAPKVLGEVDVVLPLLHGPWGEDGTLQGLLELSGVPYVGSGVLASAVGMDKEFTKRIIESLGLYAGEYTVVKPREWESEAGRAAARERIAGLGLPLFVKPCRAGSSIGITKVKDPAGLDAAIEEARRHDPKVIVEKGVEGREIECGVLEFEDGPRASVPAEVLVDGDFEFYDFEAKYIDSSEVRIPADLTDAERAEIRRQAVEVFEGLGCEGLARVDFFLLADGRWMVNEVNTMPGFTPISAYPKMWEATGVPYAELIDRLLSAALRRSTGLR; this comes from the coding sequence ATGAGCATCGAACAGACCACCCCGAACCAGGCGGCCAAGCCGCGTGTCGCGATCGTCTTCGGCGGCCGCAGCTCCGAACACGGCGTGTCCGTGGTCACCGCCGCCAGCGTGCTGCGCTCGATCGACCGCGGCAAGTACGAGGTGCTGCCGATCGGCATCACCCACGAGGGCCGCTGGGCCCTGGTCGGCGACGAACCGGCCCGGATGGCCATCACCGACGGCCGGATGCCGGACGTCGACCAGGTCGCCGAGTCCACCGAGGGCCAGGTGGCGCTGCCCACCGCCCCCGGCAACCGGGAGGTGGTGTGGAGCGAGCCCGGCGCCGCGCCGAAGGTCCTCGGCGAGGTCGACGTGGTGCTCCCGCTGCTGCACGGCCCGTGGGGCGAGGACGGCACCCTGCAGGGCCTGCTGGAGCTCTCCGGCGTCCCGTACGTGGGCTCCGGCGTGCTGGCCTCCGCGGTCGGCATGGACAAGGAGTTCACCAAGCGGATCATCGAGTCGCTCGGCCTGTACGCGGGCGAGTACACCGTGGTCAAGCCGCGCGAGTGGGAGTCCGAGGCCGGCCGGGCCGCGGCCCGCGAGCGGATCGCCGGGCTCGGCCTGCCGCTGTTCGTCAAGCCCTGCCGGGCCGGCTCCTCGATCGGCATCACCAAGGTCAAGGACCCGGCCGGCCTGGACGCCGCGATCGAGGAGGCCCGCCGCCACGACCCGAAGGTGATCGTGGAGAAGGGCGTCGAGGGCCGCGAGATCGAGTGCGGCGTGCTGGAGTTCGAGGACGGCCCGCGCGCCTCGGTGCCCGCCGAGGTGCTGGTCGACGGCGACTTCGAGTTCTACGACTTCGAGGCCAAGTACATCGACTCCTCCGAGGTGCGCATCCCGGCGGACCTCACCGACGCCGAGCGGGCCGAGATCCGCCGGCAGGCCGTCGAGGTGTTCGAGGGCCTGGGCTGCGAGGGCCTGGCCCGGGTCGACTTCTTCCTGCTGGCCGACGGCCGGTGGATGGTCAACGAGGTCAACACGATGCCCGGCTTCACCCCCATCTCGGCCTACCCCAAGATGTGGGAGGCCACCGGCGTGCCCTACGCCGAGCTGATCGACCGCCTGCTGTCCGCCGCGCTGCGCCGCTCCACCGGCCTGCGCTAG
- a CDS encoding DUF3515 domain-containing protein encodes MASRDLLNRLPAPVRWLAPPAALLGCTAWLAVSWSGDPDVAPPGQDAGTARYCAALDAALPAEVLGHPREDPSPASPYTAAWASSPRTVLTCGADRPDLLNDTERKGPCVDEVGWGLAEDGAGGYRFATGLREAYVVVEVPAGAYGNYADPLGSFSSAIRATVPRIDGKADSDCLDDAS; translated from the coding sequence GTGGCCTCCCGTGATCTGCTGAACCGCCTGCCCGCCCCGGTGCGCTGGCTGGCGCCGCCCGCCGCGCTGCTCGGCTGCACGGCCTGGCTGGCGGTGTCGTGGAGCGGCGACCCGGACGTCGCGCCGCCCGGGCAGGACGCCGGGACCGCCCGGTACTGCGCGGCGCTGGACGCGGCGCTGCCCGCCGAGGTGCTCGGCCACCCGCGCGAGGACCCGTCCCCGGCCTCGCCGTACACCGCGGCCTGGGCCTCCTCCCCGCGCACCGTGCTGACCTGCGGCGCCGACCGGCCGGACCTGCTGAACGACACCGAGCGCAAGGGCCCGTGCGTCGACGAGGTCGGCTGGGGGCTGGCCGAGGACGGCGCGGGCGGCTACCGCTTCGCCACCGGGCTGCGCGAGGCGTACGTGGTGGTGGAGGTCCCGGCGGGCGCGTACGGCAACTACGCGGACCCGCTGGGCTCGTTCTCCTCCGCCATCCGGGCGACCGTCCCGCGCATCGACGGGAAGGCCGACTCGGACTGCCTGGACGACGCCTCCTGA